The Streptomyces nitrosporeus genome includes a window with the following:
- a CDS encoding tetratricopeptide repeat protein — MSSELPGTGAAGTALCVVCEEYADGRRFPRLAGAVAQMDEIAGLLEGLGYEARKVGGGNPSAARYSEESDAWCEGWLATGAGRPAVVLWSGHGVLADGALRLVLPDLELSGDPLMRGRQLARHGVDADELVGTAVATGADHVLVIIDTCYAGDAVARSVETALKRWETVSMPPGRTKWLGIMASCQRSETSDGSGPLLAAFAEVLRDGPGTTGYRSAWSGHNAFVGGADLLDALAGRWRGEGQTPVPATLGTGRPVFPNPRHRPGAPAGLVEHLVLAARGVGHREEGWFFTGRDRVLGEIAEWMGTDRPGLFLVTGPAGCGKSAVLGRVATLLDPVLRAEAEERGALREGDTDPGSGGGRTLAAVHLRGLTPLQAAAELARGLGLHEPRNADDFRGELRESALRPVLVLDGLDEVSAEHAQAMVEELVFPLSRTVPVLLGSRDRPFRNRLDAGETLPQALTRLIGADVTTADLEREPRTREDIGTYVFLRCAAAGVPEPRAREVAAAVSGRATALGGGFLFARLVTGTVLRDLGEKGRTGEGGPLSGLPGSIGAAFENELRSGPVRVREDGTALPSAARDLLTALAWSVGRGMPADGVWEAVAGALGGGAVYDGSDVDWLLSAYGRYVVEDAEDGRAVYRLYHREFVSHLMRRSGPGGADADRVVTRTLVDLAARRGPGGEDGPYLSRGLVLHAVRTGEPGIGMLRELAAGGTGGAPGLLAEALVHFSLVLSREGERDEALRHSREAASLYRGLAGSRPEEYRADLAGALNVLADRLADTGDRAEALATAREAVALNRALAGQHPAVFLLELAKSLNNLANHLSSSGDREGALAAVREAVETYRPLAEENRTALLPDFASILGTLASHLADTGDREGALAPAHEAVVLHRALAEQHPAAFLPNLAKSLNNLAGHRAETGDREGALAPAREAVDLYRTLAGQHPAAFLPDLAMALHNLARHLGDAGDREGALALVQEAVRILRALAERHPAAFLPDLAMSLHNLASHRAETGDREGALAPAREAVDLYRTLAGQHPAAFLPDLAMALHNLARHLAGADDGEDVLTPAREAVGLYRALAGQHPAAFLPGLAKSLTNLASHLSDAGEHAQALAISREAVGHHRALAERHPAAFLPDLAMSLHNLANHLAATGEREDVLAPAREAVRIRRALAEEHPAAFLPDLAASLDALAAHLAGSDDFEGALAPAREAVGLHRTLAGQRPATFLSDLAASLNALAAYLSGKGDREHALPPAREAVDLYRSLAEGRPAAFLPGLAMSLHDLATHLVRRGDREEALAPATEAVALYRTLTGQRPAVFLPDLVVSLSSLAGHLADAGDVASALQAYTAATEDLTAVQPEAGRVLALEHAVFLLRRPECPAEEGITRLAGLLGGSSAGRTGEPDLRAHTAIRAYVQENPRNRAVLDSVWQSTTGEPAPPWATLTPEVMNTVKEWLATPTWAASSAYWAEHAGVLSGPGAVVALTEYTLLSPRVAAGHLQLREQISSEGAEAAFRPLLVDERLSAWSRCASWEESERFLRADPGLLDAELPAYAPPLQAALLHVARTRDIATAYALARDPGALQEYTGAAVAAGDAEALRHVSVIEETVHADPLSSSVHAQAALVLAGTAGEAAPERLVPLVADAPAEVRNRLIAETATLSARYAPEHSALWARIIQTLAGAA, encoded by the coding sequence GTGAGCTCTGAGCTCCCGGGCACCGGGGCGGCCGGCACCGCGCTGTGCGTGGTGTGCGAGGAGTACGCCGACGGGCGGCGGTTCCCCCGGCTGGCGGGGGCCGTGGCCCAGATGGACGAGATCGCCGGGCTGCTGGAGGGGCTGGGGTACGAGGCCCGGAAGGTGGGGGGCGGCAACCCGTCGGCGGCGCGGTACTCCGAGGAGAGCGACGCCTGGTGCGAGGGGTGGCTGGCCACCGGGGCGGGGAGACCGGCCGTGGTGCTCTGGTCGGGGCACGGTGTCCTGGCCGACGGCGCGTTGCGCCTGGTGCTGCCGGACCTGGAGCTGAGCGGCGACCCCCTCATGCGGGGGCGGCAGCTGGCCAGGCACGGAGTCGACGCCGACGAGCTGGTGGGCACCGCCGTGGCCACCGGCGCCGACCACGTACTGGTGATCATCGACACGTGTTACGCGGGGGACGCCGTCGCGCGGAGCGTGGAGACGGCGCTGAAGCGCTGGGAGACCGTGTCCATGCCTCCTGGGCGCACCAAGTGGCTCGGAATCATGGCCAGTTGCCAGAGGAGCGAGACCTCGGACGGCAGCGGCCCGCTGCTGGCGGCGTTCGCGGAGGTCCTGCGGGACGGCCCCGGGACGACCGGGTACCGCTCGGCCTGGAGCGGTCACAACGCCTTCGTCGGCGGCGCCGATCTGCTGGACGCGCTGGCCGGCCGCTGGCGGGGCGAAGGGCAGACCCCGGTCCCCGCGACGCTGGGTACCGGCCGCCCGGTCTTCCCCAACCCGCGGCACCGGCCGGGCGCTCCGGCCGGGCTGGTGGAGCACCTGGTGCTCGCCGCGCGGGGGGTGGGCCACCGTGAGGAGGGGTGGTTCTTCACCGGCCGTGACCGGGTGCTCGGGGAGATCGCCGAGTGGATGGGCACGGACCGGCCGGGGCTCTTCCTGGTCACCGGCCCGGCCGGGTGCGGGAAGTCGGCGGTGCTGGGGCGTGTCGCCACCCTCCTCGATCCGGTGCTGCGGGCCGAGGCCGAGGAGCGGGGGGCCCTGCGCGAGGGCGACACCGATCCGGGGTCCGGGGGCGGCCGGACGCTCGCGGCCGTCCATCTGCGCGGCCTGACCCCGTTGCAGGCGGCGGCGGAGCTGGCCCGTGGCCTGGGGCTCCACGAGCCCCGTAACGCCGACGATTTCCGGGGCGAGCTGCGGGAGTCGGCGTTGCGGCCGGTCCTGGTGCTCGACGGGCTGGACGAGGTGTCCGCCGAGCACGCCCAGGCCATGGTCGAGGAGCTGGTCTTCCCGCTGAGCCGGACGGTGCCGGTCCTGCTCGGTTCCCGGGACCGGCCCTTCCGCAACCGGCTGGACGCGGGCGAGACCCTTCCGCAGGCGCTGACCCGTCTGATCGGGGCGGACGTCACCACGGCGGACCTCGAACGCGAGCCCCGCACCCGGGAGGACATCGGCACGTACGTCTTCCTCCGGTGCGCGGCGGCCGGCGTCCCGGAGCCGCGGGCCCGGGAGGTCGCGGCGGCGGTCTCCGGGCGGGCGACGGCGCTCGGCGGCGGTTTCCTCTTCGCCCGCCTGGTGACCGGCACGGTCCTCAGGGACCTCGGGGAGAAGGGGCGCACCGGGGAGGGCGGTCCGCTGTCCGGCCTGCCCGGCTCCATCGGTGCCGCGTTCGAGAACGAGCTGCGGTCGGGACCGGTGCGGGTCCGGGAGGACGGCACGGCGCTGCCCTCCGCCGCCCGGGACCTGCTGACCGCGCTGGCCTGGTCCGTGGGCCGGGGCATGCCGGCGGACGGGGTGTGGGAGGCGGTGGCCGGGGCGCTCGGCGGCGGTGCCGTCTACGACGGGAGCGATGTGGACTGGCTGCTGTCCGCGTACGGCCGCTACGTCGTGGAGGACGCGGAGGACGGCCGGGCGGTGTACCGGCTGTACCACCGGGAGTTCGTGTCCCACCTGATGCGCCGGTCCGGGCCGGGCGGCGCGGACGCGGACCGGGTGGTGACGCGGACGCTGGTGGACCTGGCGGCGCGCCGGGGTCCGGGGGGCGAGGACGGCCCGTATCTGTCCCGCGGACTGGTCCTTCACGCGGTGCGGACCGGGGAGCCCGGGATCGGGATGCTGCGCGAGCTGGCGGCCGGGGGAACCGGGGGTGCGCCCGGCCTGCTGGCCGAAGCGCTCGTCCACTTCTCGCTGGTGCTGTCCCGGGAAGGCGAGCGCGACGAGGCGCTGCGCCACTCCCGGGAGGCCGCCTCCCTCTACCGGGGGCTCGCCGGATCGCGTCCGGAGGAGTACCGGGCCGACCTGGCGGGCGCGCTGAACGTACTCGCCGATCGTCTCGCCGACACGGGTGACCGCGCGGAGGCGCTGGCCACCGCACGGGAGGCGGTGGCCCTCAACCGCGCCCTCGCCGGACAGCACCCCGCCGTTTTCCTCCTCGAACTCGCCAAGTCCCTCAACAACCTCGCCAACCACCTCTCCTCGTCCGGCGACCGCGAGGGCGCGCTCGCGGCCGTCCGGGAAGCGGTGGAGACCTACCGCCCGCTGGCCGAGGAGAACCGCACCGCCCTGCTCCCCGACTTCGCCAGCATCCTCGGCACGCTGGCCAGCCATCTCGCCGACACCGGGGACCGTGAAGGCGCGCTCGCCCCCGCGCACGAAGCCGTGGTGCTGCACCGCGCGCTGGCCGAACAGCACCCGGCCGCCTTCCTCCCCAACCTCGCCAAGTCCCTGAACAACCTCGCCGGCCACCGTGCGGAGACCGGCGACCGCGAGGGCGCGCTCGCCCCCGCGCGGGAGGCGGTGGACCTCTACCGCACCCTCGCCGGACAGCACCCCGCCGCCTTCCTCCCCGACCTCGCCATGGCCCTCCACAACCTCGCCAGGCACCTCGGTGACGCCGGTGACCGCGAAGGCGCGCTCGCCCTCGTACAGGAGGCGGTGCGCATCCTGCGCGCTCTGGCCGAACGGCACCCGGCCGCCTTCCTCCCCGACCTCGCCATGTCCCTGCACAACCTCGCCAGCCACCGTGCGGAGACCGGCGACCGCGAGGGCGCGCTCGCACCCGCGCGGGAAGCGGTGGACCTCTACCGCACCCTCGCCGGACAGCACCCCGCCGCCTTCCTCCCCGATCTCGCCATGGCCCTCCACAACCTCGCCAGGCACCTGGCCGGCGCCGACGACGGCGAAGACGTCCTCACGCCCGCGAGGGAGGCGGTGGGCCTTTACCGAGCCCTCGCCGGACAGCACCCGGCCGCCTTCCTCCCCGGCCTCGCCAAGTCCCTCACCAATCTGGCCAGCCACCTCAGTGACGCCGGTGAGCACGCGCAGGCCCTCGCGATCTCCCGCGAGGCCGTAGGCCATCACCGTGCCCTCGCGGAACGGCATCCGGCAGCCTTCCTCCCCGACCTCGCCATGTCCCTGCACAACCTGGCCAACCATCTCGCCGCGACCGGTGAGCGTGAAGACGTCCTCGCGCCCGCGCGGGAAGCGGTGCGCATCCGCCGCGCCCTGGCCGAGGAACATCCCGCCGCCTTCCTCCCCGACCTCGCCGCGTCTCTCGACGCCCTCGCCGCGCACCTGGCCGGCAGCGACGACTTCGAGGGAGCACTCGCGCCTGCCCGGGAAGCGGTGGGCCTCCACCGCACTCTCGCCGGACAGCGCCCCGCCACGTTTCTTTCCGACCTCGCCGCGTCCCTCAACGCCCTCGCCGCCTACCTGTCCGGCAAAGGCGACCGTGAGCACGCGCTCCCGCCCGCCCGGGAGGCGGTTGACCTCTACCGTTCCCTGGCCGAGGGGCGTCCCGCCGCCTTCCTCCCCGGCCTCGCCATGTCCCTCCACGACCTCGCCACGCACCTGGTCAGGAGGGGGGACCGGGAAGAGGCGCTCGCACCCGCCACGGAGGCCGTGGCCCTCTACCGCACCCTCACCGGACAGCGCCCGGCCGTCTTCCTCCCCGACCTCGTCGTCTCCCTCAGCAGTCTCGCCGGACATCTCGCCGACGCCGGTGACGTGGCATCGGCACTCCAGGCGTACACCGCGGCGACCGAGGATCTCACCGCGGTACAGCCCGAGGCCGGCCGTGTTCTCGCCCTGGAGCACGCCGTCTTCCTGCTCCGCCGGCCGGAATGCCCGGCCGAAGAGGGCATCACCCGTCTCGCCGGCCTGCTCGGTGGCTCGTCCGCCGGCAGGACCGGCGAGCCGGATCTGCGGGCTCACACCGCCATCCGCGCGTACGTCCAGGAGAACCCCCGCAACCGCGCCGTACTCGACTCCGTATGGCAGAGCACCACCGGCGAGCCCGCCCCACCCTGGGCGACCCTCACCCCGGAGGTCATGAACACGGTGAAGGAATGGCTGGCCACCCCGACCTGGGCCGCCTCATCCGCCTACTGGGCCGAGCACGCCGGTGTACTCAGCGGCCCGGGAGCCGTGGTGGCCCTGACCGAGTACACCCTGCTCTCGCCCCGCGTCGCGGCCGGGCATCTGCAACTGCGGGAACAGATCTCTTCCGAGGGTGCGGAGGCGGCGTTCCGCCCGCTCCTCGTCGACGAACGGCTCTCCGCCTGGAGCCGGTGCGCCTCCTGGGAGGAGTCCGAGCGGTTCCTCCGTGCCGACCCCGGCCTCCTGGACGCCGAGCTCCCCGCCTACGCCCCGCCCCTCCAGGCCGCGCTCCTCCATGTCGCCCGCACCCGGGACATCGCCACCGCCTACGCCCTGGCCCGTGATCCCGGTGCCCTCCAGGAGTACACGGGGGCCGCCGTGGCCGCCGGGGACGCCGAAGCGCTCCGCCATGTCTCCGTCATCGAGGAGACCGTCCACGCCGATCCGCTCTCCTCTTCCGTCCACGCCCAGGCCGCCCTGGTACTGGCGGGCACGGCCGGGGAGGCCGCCCCCGAGCGGCTCGTCCCGCTCGTCGCGGACGCCCCGGCCGAGGTCCGCAACCGCCTGATAGCCGAGACCGCCACGCTCAGCGCCCGGTACGCCCCGGAGCACTCCGCGCTGTGGGCCCGGATCATCCAGACCCTGGCCGGAGCGGCGTGA